The following DNA comes from Teredinibacter haidensis.
CAATTATTTCTGCAACAGTTTGATCCGAGCGCCCGACCTTAACGGCTACCGATTTAAAGCTACCGTCCCCCAGCGCAAGAACCACCCGATCCTGACTCCCTGTTCGAATCAAAGCTTCACGCGGAATAACAAGTAGCTGCTCTTCGCTATTGGTGTGCACGGAAATTTGCGCAAACATATTGGGTTTGAGTTCACGCTGAGTATTTTCGAAGCTTAAACGAATGCGTACTGTGCGTGTTTTACTGTCCAGTGTTGGGTAAATATATTCCACTTTCCCATTCCAAGCCCTACCAGGCAGGTAATCCAATGTCATCGTAACGGGATCGCTCACCTTTACCAGTGATGCCTGACGTTCAAATATCTCAGCCTCGATCCAAACCTTATCAAGCGCGCCAATACTGAACATCGTGGTTCCCGGCTGAACAAAAAATCCTTCGCGAATATTCAGATTATCAACCACGCCACTTTGCGGTGCGTAGAAATCTATCGTCTGCTGTATCTTGAGCGTACGTTTTAATTCCTGAACAAATTTTCCAGATATTTGAAGGGCCTTTAGTCGATTTTCCGACGCTTGAATTAAGCGAGAGTTTTTACGGTTTACCGCAAGAACCAACTCTTCTTGCGCGTTAACTAATTCAGGAGAATACAGCGAATATAAGGGCGTGCCTTTTTCTACCGGGTCACCCGCTGCCTTAACGAAAAGTTTCTCGACCCAGCCAGAAACGCGAGGATGAATATGAATCAGTTTGTTTTCGTCATATTGGACATAGCCGACCGTAACAATTTCGGTATGAAGTGGCTTGCGAACAGCCAGCCCTGTTCTAACGCCAAGATTATTAATAACGTCGGGAGAAATATAGATTGTCCCCGGACCAGCATCGTTTGCATTGGAGCCTTCATCGTAGACGGGTATTAAATCCATCCCCATCGGCGAAAG
Coding sequences within:
- a CDS encoding efflux RND transporter periplasmic adaptor subunit yields the protein MNKSHSIKPVTLFAAVGGLIVGAALTLLLSNGGQRGGERASVDKKPLYWVAPMDPNYRRDKPGLSPMGMDLIPVYDEGSNANDAGPGTIYISPDVINNLGVRTGLAVRKPLHTEIVTVGYVQYDENKLIHIHPRVSGWVEKLFVKAAGDPVEKGTPLYSLYSPELVNAQEELVLAVNRKNSRLIQASENRLKALQISGKFVQELKRTLKIQQTIDFYAPQSGVVDNLNIREGFFVQPGTTMFSIGALDKVWIEAEIFERQASLVKVSDPVTMTLDYLPGRAWNGKVEYIYPTLDSKTRTVRIRLSFENTQRELKPNMFAQISVHTNSEEQLLVIPREALIRTGSQDRVVLALGDGSFKSVAVKVGRSDQTVAEIIDGLKEGEKVVTSAQFLLDSESSKNSDFKRMHHADDQPASVWVEGEIKSVMVDNRMVTASHEEIADWDWPSMTMNFSVNSNVEFETLTSGTTLHMEISKLDNGSYEISGVHILSQGVAEGELDHARRDQKEMNHAEMDHSQMDHSNHGSHQGEE